The stretch of DNA TACAAAAAATCAACTTCAACTCAATATGACACATCAAAGCGAAAAAATGAAATAAGCCATCACCAAGTTATATCTAAATTTTTTCATCGTCAGAGGCTCAAAGccaaaaaaattttaagtttcatgtCGCTTGTACGTAATATGTACACATTACCTCTCACGTCCATGTTGAGTTGATTTGAAGCTTTCATCTATTTGGTAATTCCAAGCATTTTGTGTGTTCCGACAAGAAGTACACTTATTGATTTCAtcaaaaataagaaataaaAGTTTTTATGATAATTATCAACTTTACTTACCGTTTTCCCTAGCTAACATGTCTTTTATTCACATGCGTGACACACttgaacaaaatacaaaatattcataaaaataataaagtgttgagtgcaataattgttcATGCTTGATAGagtgatcgaaccgtggtgcttgagatgATGTGCggtttaaatttttaagttgcacaattactactagctgtaacttttggtaaagcagcaagcgctcggtcctataattggtatcagagtcaatgtcacgggttcgattcccattgattgcaaggagtgcaattattgggagggagattgttgagtgcaataattgtccctgcttggtagagtgaTTGAACCGttgtgcttgagctgctgtgcagtttaaaagatttgagttgcaccattacaactagctatagtttttggtaaagcggctaCACAAATGTTACGTAATAATTAGGCATAAGTACCTTGTTGTTTTTAACGTGGATCTGCATGATTTGTACTTGTAGTTGATGGTCGAGTAACGATTGTATGTTGTCTTAGTTCGTGTAGGTACTTGAAGATTTGGATTGAATAGAACAACATCTTGGCATCCTGGAGTGGTAAAAAGTGTTTCGAAGTCCAAAATTGGTTTGTGAAACATATTTGGATTGAAACTTGAATTCTAGTATATTTAGTCGTAATGCATTATATTCGAAAGATTCTGTTATACCAAATCGAATGTAGAATCATGTGAAACATATCATATTTTACCGGTTCAACATGCCATAGAAAATGTCTCTGCACCTCTTTCACTCCTTTTTGCATTTCAACATACTTCTCCTCAGGTATAGACATCAATATTTTCTTCAAATCCGGAATCTCCCGCTCTAAGACGAAAACGGCGAAGGATTCCCATTCCAAGATTTCAAAAAATGGAGGAACGTAGTTATCAGATATAATGACGGGGACACAATCGAAGAAAATCGACTCCACAACACGAGGGCTGTGCACAGCATAACCTCTGGCACATATGCAATACTTACTGCTCTTCATGTATGTAGTATAGTTCCGATCACCTTTGACATGAGGTATTCGTCCTAGGATTCTCATGTCCGAATCGTTTCCCCAGTGTTCTAACAATGTTGGACGAACATTTCCATGCATGTAACCAGCAAAGAAGGCAAGAATTGGCCTTTTTAACGACGGTACGCCTCCAATATCATTTAGTGGATTCTTGGCAGATCGAACGTTTACCGTAGGGAGAGAAACGTCCTTGCCTAGGACAAAACCTGCTCTGATATCAGCATTGCAGAGGGCTCTTATGCAACTAAGCATTCGGCCTCTAGTTTCTGCAGGAGCCTGTGGTTTTCTCTTTTGGTTAGCTTTTATTAGTATATATGAAATAGAATTATTACAAGAGAGGTTTACCCAATCGTGGCAAGCAGCCAAGAAATGGTCTTCGCCATTTGTTCGGTTCCAAAAGGGGTGTTTCTGTATAAGCATCTCCACATAGTTCTTCATGAACTCTATTAGGTTGTCTCGACTGTGCGAATGCGGGACGTAAAGCGTTAACTCGAGCTGTCTTGAGCTAAAAGGTATGTAGAATAAATGAGCTTTTGCGGGATCTGTTGTGACAAATTTCTTATTGGATTCCAACAGCTTCAAGAACCATCCCTCGGACGCGTATATCCCCTCGAGTATGGACTCGTGGAATACTGGTTTTTCCCCTTCCTTGTAGATGTAAACTCTCAGCATCTTATCCATCAACTCATAGCTCCTATATCCAAACCAGTATCAGATATAGAACGAAATAGATACTTTAATTAACAAATTAATCATACATCTTGAACTCGGAAGCGTGTCTATAGAGAGGCGCATAGAGCCCTGAATTATAATTCAATGGTGTGTTTTCTATCTCCGATTTTGCACGAAGAAGCTCCTCATCAGACGATGAAAACATCCTAGGCATCTGCAGAAAAATTGAACAAAGAACAAAATATAACAAATCCATTCAAATTAAGTGCTACATCATATAGTTTGAACCTTACACACCTTTGGATTTCGGTTTGAGTGACTCTGCAGCAACAGCTCATTCATCTGAGATATTGAAACTGTATTTGTAGCATTTTTTGGACTTCCCTTACTCAAACTAGCACTAGCCCTTGAAGAATTATGTGCTAAATTGTACTCGTTCACACCACCATGGGTACCATGAAAATCCCCCTTATTTCTACCTTCCATTGTATGATTCAAAATCTTAATACTATCTGCGGTGTTACCGACCACTGCAAGATTTCCGGTAGATGACAGGGATGACAAAACATTGCCATCTTGAAGCTTGAGAAACCGAAGCAGAATGAGTACTAAACCAAATGCCAATCCAAAAATCCATAACAAACGCCTGATTTCTACCGTACTCCAGCATAAAAATCTAGATCCTTGATCCATAGTCCTGGACATTCCCTTATCGATAACAAAACACAGAATGTCTTCTACACATTAACGGAAGCTTTATCTTCCAACCAATCCAGTGTTAGATCACATATTAACTAAACAATATCAAACCCATTTACAGAAATCAGCAGAATCACGCAAACTCCGATTGGTTTCTCAAGAGATAAATGATACGCTGCATGAGATTCAAATAGAGCTCAAATACCCACATTCCTTTTTTCTTGAATTCATCAACGGCAATGCAGAACTGCAAAGACCAAGTGACAGAGAGAGGACACCCTATCGTGATTCAAGATGCGTTCTTGGAGTGACATATTCCAATGATAATCAAAATCTTGGGGCATAGCATGGAATGAGAACAAAGGTATCTTTTAGTCACAATTTTGGCAAAATCTACGGAGCCAATTTGATACACAGATCataaattccaggtgatataaACTTTTTATCTTCATTTTCATTTCTATTTTGTAAGAAACTAAATATACATGAATCCCACAAAAAAAAAGAAGCCAAAGCGAACTTGGATCCACGTTCGATCAATGCAGACTTTACTGTTAACATTTACATTGTATGTGCAGAAAAAAAGAGATGGAAAAAAATCAACATTAGCACCACAAGAAAAAAAGCTAACAGATTGCATGCATGAATTTGGGGGGGACTTACTGGAAATAAAGATTATTTAATCGGATCAGATCGAAATATAGACGAGGCTTTGAACTTCCAGCAATGAACCATTTGAGGAGTGATACGTAGATGTTGGCTCCCTCATTAATCCTATTATTGCACAATTAACCGCAGACTTTTCATTTATTTAGTTGCTCTATTTTACAAGCCAGCGAAAGTTCAGATCTTGCACTATTGGATATGATAGGAGACACAAGTCAAAAAAAGTAGGTAAATTTATTGAATGAAAATGAAGTTTGACGAGAAATCAATCACTCGTCGGTGCATGTTAATACATGTGCGTTGGCTCGCCCTTTTGCTAGCTATAGTTTATCTTTGATTAATTTCttttgaaaaaaatgaaaaatagtgAGAGCCCACCAGCGATACGACTTCTCTTTAACATGAACATACGAGTTCAATTcaaataataaaagaaaatcACCAATAATTTTGAAGCAAGCATGATTCATTGAAAACGGGTCTTTGGACACCCTTCACAATAATTATACTTGTTAACCCACGTTTACACTGTTGCACATCTTCCCAGTTTAGGTATCAAGATTAGAGAAGAGATAAACTAAAgtggaaaatatatatatacacccagCCAATTTATTGACACCAAAAGAATTTCGGACCTCCTTCCGATCTTTACAAACTTTCATCTGGGACCAAACTTCTATAACACAAAAATGTACATTTTTTACAGCTTCCAAAATCAGCGAGCACTATCTGTCATGTTCGGAATACTCTATTGTGCCATATTGAATGTAGTATCATGTTAAAAACATCATACTTCATCGGCCTAGAATGCCAAAGAAAATGCTGCTGCACCCGTTTAACCCTCTGCTGCATCAATCGATACCTTGTCTTCGAAATAGACAGaagtatattttttaaatttggtATGTCCTTCTCCAAGACAAAAACAGCAAAGGATTCCCAGTTCAAAGTCTCAAAAAATGGAGGCACAAAATTATCGGATATGATCACCGGAACACACTCGTAGAAGATGGCTTCAACTACTCGGGGACTATTGACTTCATAGCCCTTGGCACATATGCAAAATTTGCTGCTTTTCATGTACTGCACATAGGTCATCTCGCCTTTTGCTTTACGCAATGGACCGAAGATTTTCATGTCGGGATCTTTATTTTCCCAGTAATTTAACAAAATGGGACGGAGGTAACCGTGCATGCTACCAGCAAAGAAAGCAAGAATCCGTCTCTGAGAAAATGCTTTGCCTCCTAGTTGTCTGAGTGGATTCTGAGGTGATCGTACATATGTTTCAGGAAGAGAGACGTCTTTTCCGAATCGAAGCCCTTCTTTGATATCACTGTTGCATAAAGATCTGATACAATTAGCCATGATATTCCGAGTCTCTGCTGGTGCCTGGAAACACAATTATTTAGTGTAACATTAAACATTCAACTAACTTCCAAATAGTAAATCTCGATTGCTATTGGTAACGCATATTTTCATGCTATTCTACAttacaaataataaaaattagtttaGAATATATAATTACTATCACTGAACAATCCTTCCACAATTTCACCAATTTATAACTCAATGAATCAAACAAGACCTCAGATCTGATACCTACGAGCACTTGGTCCAGATCGAAAACTATAGGTAATAACAATGGAGCAAGTTCCATACGTTGAATGTACAACAAGCCAAAcactatattttaattataatgCCTCGTTGATAACCACATAGAACAGAGGAGGCAACTGTGATCATCCAATATGACTAATTAACTGATATAAGGAACGAACCCAATCATGGCAGGCGA from Primulina eburnea isolate SZY01 chromosome 6, ASM2296580v1, whole genome shotgun sequence encodes:
- the LOC140834399 gene encoding probable glycosyltransferase At3g07620 isoform X2, encoding MDQGSRFLCWSTVEIRRLLWIFGLAFGLVLILLRFLKLQDGNVLSSLSSTGNLAVVGNTADSIKILNHTMEGRNKGDFHGTHGGVNEYNLAHNSSRASASLSKGSPKNATNTVSISQMNELLLQSHSNRNPKMPRMFSSSDEELLRAKSEIENTPLNYNSGLYAPLYRHASEFKMSYELMDKMLRVYIYKEGEKPVFHESILEGIYASEGWFLKLLESNKKFVTTDPAKAHLFYIPFSSRQLELTLYVPHSHSRDNLIEFMKNYVEMLIQKHPFWNRTNGEDHFLAACHDWAPAETRGRMLSCIRALCNADIRAGFVLGKDVSLPTVNVRSAKNPLNDIGGVPSLKRPILAFFAGYMHGNVRPTLLEHWGNDSDMRILGRIPHVKGDRNYTTYMKSSKYCICARGYAVHSPRVVESIFFDCVPVIISDNYVPPFFEILEWESFAVFVLEREIPDLKKILMSIPEEKYVEMQKGVKEVQRHFLWHVEPVKYDMFHMILHSIWYNRIFRI
- the LOC140834399 gene encoding probable glycosyltransferase At3g07620 isoform X1 → MSRTMDQGSRFLCWSTVEIRRLLWIFGLAFGLVLILLRFLKLQDGNVLSSLSSTGNLAVVGNTADSIKILNHTMEGRNKGDFHGTHGGVNEYNLAHNSSRASASLSKGSPKNATNTVSISQMNELLLQSHSNRNPKMPRMFSSSDEELLRAKSEIENTPLNYNSGLYAPLYRHASEFKMSYELMDKMLRVYIYKEGEKPVFHESILEGIYASEGWFLKLLESNKKFVTTDPAKAHLFYIPFSSRQLELTLYVPHSHSRDNLIEFMKNYVEMLIQKHPFWNRTNGEDHFLAACHDWAPAETRGRMLSCIRALCNADIRAGFVLGKDVSLPTVNVRSAKNPLNDIGGVPSLKRPILAFFAGYMHGNVRPTLLEHWGNDSDMRILGRIPHVKGDRNYTTYMKSSKYCICARGYAVHSPRVVESIFFDCVPVIISDNYVPPFFEILEWESFAVFVLEREIPDLKKILMSIPEEKYVEMQKGVKEVQRHFLWHVEPVKYDMFHMILHSIWYNRIFRI